A region of the Candidatus Schekmanbacteria bacterium genome:
AAGTTATTACAGCAGAAGATGAAGACGATGCCCTTGAATTGTTAAAAACAGAATCACCCGACTTGATTACTCTCGATATTAAATTGAAAAAATCCAATGGTGTCGAGCTATTGAGAAAGATAAAAGAAATAGACAAAAAACTTCCAGTGATTATGTGCACAGCTTACGATGAATATAAACAGGATTTTGGAGTATGGGCTTCAGATGCCTATGTTGTAAAATC
Encoded here:
- a CDS encoding response regulator; translated protein: MKKILVIDDEENIRNLYQAELSDEGYEVITAEDEDDALELLKTESPDLITLDIKLKKSNGVELLRKIKEIDKKLPVIMCTAYDEYKQDFGVWASDAYVVKSSDLTELKEVIKEILQ